In the Acidobacteriota bacterium genome, TAGAACGGTACGGCGGCGCCCAGGTCCGGAATGCGGGTCGCCAGAAGATTCGAGATGCCTCCGCCCCAGCAGAAGCCGACGGCGCCGACGCGCCCGGTGCACTCGGCGTGTTTCTGAAGGAAGCCGGCGGCCGCCACCATGTCTTCGCGGGTCTTCGTCTGGTCGAGTTTGCCGAACAGGGTACGGGCTTCGTCCTCGCCACCCGCCGGGTAGCCGCCGAGCGGGGTCAGCGCGTCGGGCGCGAAGGCAATGAAGTTGTCGAGCGCCAGGCGCCGCGTGATGTCTTCAATGTGCGGATTGAGCCCGCGATTTTCATGCACCACCACCACGCCCGGCAACTTGCCGGCCGCTTTCGCCGGCCGCACGAGGTAGCCCTTCATCGTGCCGCTGCCGGCCGGTGACGCGTATTCCACGCGTTCCGCTTTGATGCGCGGGTCGTCGGTGGGCACCTTCTGCGCTTCGGCAAATTTTGGACTCAGCGAGTCGAGCAGCATGCCGGCGGTGACGCCGCCCACCGCAAACTTGGTGGCACGGTCAAGGAAGCCGCGGCGATCCACGTGCCCATGCACGTAGGCGTCAAACAAAATGAGCAGATCGGGATCGTAGTCGGCGATGGTCTTGCGCTCCATGCAGCCCTCCAATTGGCGTGTGGGGCAAGGATACCGATCCCCGGCCCCCCCGGCAAGGTAAACTGCACGGGCATGGACGCGCTCCTCGGCTGGCGAGCCGAATTTCCCATCCTCGACACCTGCACCTATCTCGTGAGTCATTCGCTCGGCGCCATGCCCAGGCGCACGGAAACCTACCTCTCGCAGTTCGCCCGTGAGTGGGGCACGCGCGGTGTGCGCGCCTGGCACGAAGGGTGGTGGGAGATCGGTCGCGTCACCGGCGACATCCTGGCGCCAACGATTGGCGCAGCGCCCGGTACGATTTCGATGCACCAGAACGCCACTGTGGCCCAGGCCATCGTCGCGTCCTGCTTTTCGTATGGCGGACCGCGCCGGAAAATCGTGGTGCAGGACCTGGACTTCCCCTCGAACCACTACCTCTTCCATGGCTTCGAACGGTACGGCGCCGAGGTGGTGACCGTCCCGTCAGACGATGCGGTGCGGGGAAGGATGGACCGGGTGGTGGACGCGATTGACGAACGCACCACGCTGGTCAATCTCTCGCTCGTGTTGTTCCGGAGCGCCCATCTGCAGGATGTGGCGCCGGCCATCGAGAAAGCGCATCGCGTGGGCGCACGGGTCGTGCTCGATCTGTATCAGGCCGCAGGAGCCGTGCCGGTTGACGTCACCGCACTCGGCGCCGACTTTGCCGTGGGCGGCAGCGTGAAGTGGTTGTGCGGTGGCCCCGGCGCCGGCTACCTCTACGTGCGGCCAGACCTGATGTCCACGCTCCAGCCGGCGGCGGTCGGCTGGGCGGGGCATGCCGAGCCGTTCCAGTTCACGCCCGGCCCGGTGGCGTATGCGGAAGGGCTCGAACGTTTCCAGAGCGGCACGCCAAACGTGCCGGCGTTGTACTCGGCGCGGGCCGGCTACGAAATCGTGGCCGAGATAGGTGTGCCGGCCATCCGAGAGAAATCCTTGCGACTGACGCGCCGGCTCATGGATGCGGCAGAGCAGCGCGGCTGGCGTCTGGCCATGCCGGCCGGCGACCATGAACGCGGTGCGTCGGTGATCATCGACGTGCCGAATGGCGCCGCCGTGACCCAGGCCCTGATCGCGCGAGAGGTCATCGTGGATTATCGGCCCGGCGCTGGTATTCGCATCGCTCCGCACTTCTATAATACGGAAGCCGAGATCGATCACGCGGTGGAGACGCTGGAAGAGGTCAAATGACGGTTCGTTCGATAGCGGTGCTGGGCGCCGGCACCATGGGACACGGCGTGGCACACGCGGCGGCCGCGTCTGGTTTTGACACCCGCCTGTATGACGTCTCTGACGCACAGGCCACGAAGGCGCGCGCTACCATCGACGGCATCCTGCGCAAGGCTGTGGAACTGGGCAAGGCGACCGCGGCCGAGGCGGACGCCGCCATGGCGCGCCTGGTCACCACCTCCGATGTGGCCGCAGCGCTCGAGGGCGCGGACCTCGTCATCGAGACCGCGCCAGAGCGGATGGACATCAAGATGCAGTTGTTCGCGGCGATCGACGCGCACGCGCCGGCAGGCGCGGTGGTGGCGAGCAACACCTCGGCCTTGTCCATCACCGAGATGG is a window encoding:
- a CDS encoding dienelactone hydrolase family protein; the encoded protein is MERKTIADYDPDLLILFDAYVHGHVDRRGFLDRATKFAVGGVTAGMLLDSLSPKFAEAQKVPTDDPRIKAERVEYASPAGSGTMKGYLVRPAKAAGKLPGVVVVHENRGLNPHIEDITRRLALDNFIAFAPDALTPLGGYPAGGEDEARTLFGKLDQTKTREDMVAAAGFLQKHAECTGRVGAVGFCWGGGISNLLATRIPDLGAAVPFYGSAAAEADVPKIKAPLLIHYAGTDTRINAAWPAFETALKAANVRYTMHMYDGASHGFNNDTTPRYDEKAATLAWTRTVEFFNTHLRK
- a CDS encoding aminotransferase class V-fold PLP-dependent enzyme, encoding MDALLGWRAEFPILDTCTYLVSHSLGAMPRRTETYLSQFAREWGTRGVRAWHEGWWEIGRVTGDILAPTIGAAPGTISMHQNATVAQAIVASCFSYGGPRRKIVVQDLDFPSNHYLFHGFERYGAEVVTVPSDDAVRGRMDRVVDAIDERTTLVNLSLVLFRSAHLQDVAPAIEKAHRVGARVVLDLYQAAGAVPVDVTALGADFAVGGSVKWLCGGPGAGYLYVRPDLMSTLQPAAVGWAGHAEPFQFTPGPVAYAEGLERFQSGTPNVPALYSARAGYEIVAEIGVPAIREKSLRLTRRLMDAAEQRGWRLAMPAGDHERGASVIIDVPNGAAVTQALIAREVIVDYRPGAGIRIAPHFYNTEAEIDHAVETLEEVK